Below is a genomic region from Xylophilus sp. GW821-FHT01B05.
ACCGTGGCGCCGAACCGCCTTGTCATGGCCCCCATGACCCGCTCGCGCGCCGACGCTGACGGCGTGGTCGGCGACATGACGGTCACCTACTATGCCCAGCGTTCCAGCGCCGGCCTGATCATTTCCGAAGGCGTATTCCCCTCTGCCATGGGCAAGGGCTACGTGCATACGCCCGGCATCGAAACCGGTGTGCAGGTTGCGGCCTGGAAGAAGGTGACCGACGCCGTGCACGCCCGGGGCGGCCGCATCTTCATGCAGGTGATGCACTGCGGCCGGGTCTCGCACCCCTCCTTGCTCGATGGCACCACGCCCGTGGCACCGTCGGCCATCAAGCCCGCAGGCCAGGCGTGGACGCCTGCCGGTCAGGTGGACTTCGTCACACCCCGCGAGCTGAGCCTGGCCGAGATCGCCGGCGTCATCGACGACTACCGCCAAGCCACCCGCCGTGCCATCGAGGCCGGTTTCGACGGCGTGGAACTGCATGCGGCCTCCGGCTACCTGCCCGAGCAGTTTCTGTCGTCGGGCAGCAACCAGCGGCAAGACCTGTACGGCGGCTCCGTCGAAGGCCGCGCGCGCTTTGTGCTGGACGTGCTGGATGCCATGGCCGCAGAGGCCGGCGCCGACCGTGTCGGCATCAAGATTTCGCCGGAGATGAACTACAACAGCATCACGGATGCCGCGCCGCAAGAGACCTACACCTATCTGGTCGACCAATTGCGCGGTTGGGGCCTGGCCTATCTGCATGTGGCCCTGTTCGGCACGCCGAAGGTCGACTACCACGCACTGCTGCGCTCGCGCTTCGAAGGCGCCTACCTGATCGGCGGTGGCTTGACGCAAGACAGCGCCGAAGCCGCGCTGGCCGAAGGCCGGGCCGACGCCACGGTTTTTGGCGGCGCCTTCCTGGCCAACCCCGACCTGCCAGAGCGCTTCCGCCAAGGCGCCGCGCTCAACACGCCGGACCGCAGCACCTTCTTTGCACCGCCCACCGCCCAGGGATACATCGACTATCCGGCACTGGCCGCAGCGGTACCCGCCTGAGACGACAAGGAGCAAACGGCCATGACCACCATCGCCCGCATGCAACGCGCCAACCGAGGGAGCCACTTCCGGGCCTACAGCCTGCATGGCTCCGACCCGGCGCAGCTCGACCCTTTCCTGGGGATTGACCACGCCTGGATGAGCGCCCCCACTTTTCCGCCGCACCCGCACGCCGGCTTCTCGGCCGTGACCTACCTGTTCCTGGATTCGGAGACCGGCATTGCCAACCGCGACTCGCAAGGCAACCACAGGCTGATCGAGCCGGGCGGCCTGCACTGGACCGCCGCCGGCCGTGGCGTGGTCCATGAAGAGAACCCGGCAGTGCTGGGGAGCACCGTGCATCTGCTGCAGATCTTCGTCAACCTGCCGCGCGACCGGCAAGAAGCAGCGCCCTTTGCGCTCAGCCTGGCCCCACAGGACGTGCCGGTGGTGCAGGGCCCCGGCGCACGGGTGCGCATTCCCTTCGGCAGCTTTGGTGGCGTGCGCTCCCCGCTGACGCTGCCAACCGATGTCACCTTGCTGGACATCTCGCTGGACGCCGGAGCGACCCTGGCGCTGCCCCTGGCTGCCGGCCAGAAGGCCCTGGTCATGCCGATCCTCGGCAACGCAGAAATCGATGGCGAAAGCTTCGGCCTTGACGATCTCAGTGCCCCCATTCTTGTGGCGACGACAGAGGCCGTGACGCACACGCTCGCGGCCCCGGCCGGCGGCACCAAGCTCGCCGTGTTCATCGGCGAGCCACTGCGCCAACCCGTGCTGTCGAACGGCCCCATGGCCTTCGCAAGCCGCCAGGGCCTGATCGCGGCCAGCGCCGCCTACCAACGTGGCGATTTTGGAAAGCTGTAGCCAATCGCCGCCCACCCGGGGCATATGCCCCATTTACTTCCCAGGAGATCCATCATGAAAGTTGAACGATTCACCGCTGAAAACTCTGCCTTGCTGCTGATCGATCACCAGGTCGGCACCATGCAGCTGATCAAGAACATCGACAAGGAGCTTGCCGCCAAGCAGTCGATCGCGCTGGCCAAGATGGCCAAGATCCTCAATCTGCCGGTCGTGATCACGTCCAGCCAGGAAGACAACGCCCAGGGCCCGATCCTTCCAGAGATCGCCAAGATCCTGCCCGAAGCGCATGCGGCGCGGGTCAAGCGTCCCGGCGTGGTCAATGCCTGGGCCTATGCCGACTTCCGCAACGCCGTGCTCGCCACCGGGCGCAAGAACCTGATCATGGCCGGCGTCACCACCGATGTCTGCCTGATCTTCCCGTCCATCGACGCCGCGCTCGAAGGCTTCAACGTGCAGGCCGTGATGGATGCCTCCGGATCGCCCAGCGATCTTTCCGAAGAACTCTCCCGCCAGCGCATGCATGACGCGGGCGTCGTGCTCACCGCCACCAACACGCTGATGGCAGAGATCGCGCAGGACTGGTCCACGCCGAACGGGCAGCAGTTGATCACCTTGTTGTTCACCGACGTCTTCCCGGCCCTGGGCGCTGGCATCGCCTAAGCCACTCCGGCTGCAACCGCAGCCGTGAGAAACGCCTTGCCGCCGACTCTGTGACTGCGCTGCGCAGCCGCCGGCGGCATGCCCCGGATTTGACCTCAGCCACAAAGGACAAGCTTCGTGCCGCCGCTGCCTACCCCACGCCCCGCCCCACGCGCGCCAGAGGCGCCCATGGAGCATGTTCAGTTGCAGGAGCTGGCGAGCCGGCTCCAGAAGATCGAAGACGAACTGGCCATCCGCAATCTCGCGGCCCGCTTTACCGATGCCGTCAACGAGCGCGATACCGCCGCCTTTCGGGAGCTGTGGACTGACGATGCAGTGTGGGAGATAGGCCAGCCCTTCCCATCCAGTGCCCATGGCATCGAGGCCATTGTCGAGATGCTGACGCGCCTGCTTGCGCCCAAGCCCCTGTTCATCCAGTTGACGCACTCAGGGGTGGTCTCGTTCACCGGAGAAAGCAGCGCTTGCGCCCGCTTCGCGGAGCGCGAGCGAGGCAAGGGCGAGCAGGACTACTACGAGAACCTGGCGATCTACCGCGACGAGTTGGTCAAGCAATCCAACGGTTGGCGGTTCAAGCGCCGCAGCTACGAATACCGGTTCCTCGACACCTCTGCCTTCACGGGTACCGGGTTTCCGGTCGATCATTCAAAGGAGCTGGCAAATGACTGATACCCGGGATCTATGCCTGCTGGCTGCCCGCGTCATGCTGGCTGCGCTGTTTGTCACCAGTGCGCTGGACAAGTTCCGGCTTGAGCCTGCCGAGCTGCAGCAGATTGCCTCCTTGCACCTGCCTGCGCCGGCATTCTTCGCGGTGCTGGTCGGCATATTTGAAATGGTGGGCGCTGCCTCGCTGGTGCTGGGCGCCTATGCGCGGATTTCCGCCATGGCCCTGG
It encodes:
- a CDS encoding isochorismatase family protein, with the protein product MKVERFTAENSALLLIDHQVGTMQLIKNIDKELAAKQSIALAKMAKILNLPVVITSSQEDNAQGPILPEIAKILPEAHAARVKRPGVVNAWAYADFRNAVLATGRKNLIMAGVTTDVCLIFPSIDAALEGFNVQAVMDASGSPSDLSEELSRQRMHDAGVVLTATNTLMAEIAQDWSTPNGQQLITLLFTDVFPALGAGIA
- a CDS encoding nuclear transport factor 2 family protein yields the protein MEHVQLQELASRLQKIEDELAIRNLAARFTDAVNERDTAAFRELWTDDAVWEIGQPFPSSAHGIEAIVEMLTRLLAPKPLFIQLTHSGVVSFTGESSACARFAERERGKGEQDYYENLAIYRDELVKQSNGWRFKRRSYEYRFLDTSAFTGTGFPVDHSKELAND
- a CDS encoding alkene reductase produces the protein MSPLHTPVRIGRTVAPNRLVMAPMTRSRADADGVVGDMTVTYYAQRSSAGLIISEGVFPSAMGKGYVHTPGIETGVQVAAWKKVTDAVHARGGRIFMQVMHCGRVSHPSLLDGTTPVAPSAIKPAGQAWTPAGQVDFVTPRELSLAEIAGVIDDYRQATRRAIEAGFDGVELHAASGYLPEQFLSSGSNQRQDLYGGSVEGRARFVLDVLDAMAAEAGADRVGIKISPEMNYNSITDAAPQETYTYLVDQLRGWGLAYLHVALFGTPKVDYHALLRSRFEGAYLIGGGLTQDSAEAALAEGRADATVFGGAFLANPDLPERFRQGAALNTPDRSTFFAPPTAQGYIDYPALAAAVPA
- a CDS encoding pirin family protein, with protein sequence MTTIARMQRANRGSHFRAYSLHGSDPAQLDPFLGIDHAWMSAPTFPPHPHAGFSAVTYLFLDSETGIANRDSQGNHRLIEPGGLHWTAAGRGVVHEENPAVLGSTVHLLQIFVNLPRDRQEAAPFALSLAPQDVPVVQGPGARVRIPFGSFGGVRSPLTLPTDVTLLDISLDAGATLALPLAAGQKALVMPILGNAEIDGESFGLDDLSAPILVATTEAVTHTLAAPAGGTKLAVFIGEPLRQPVLSNGPMAFASRQGLIAASAAYQRGDFGKL
- a CDS encoding DoxX family protein — its product is MTDTRDLCLLAARVMLAALFVTSALDKFRLEPAELQQIASLHLPAPAFFAVLVGIFEMVGAASLVLGAYARISAMALALFIAFVTLCFLQFWSFEGPAEMRAMLKNVFFGNIALTGGLLYLAVCGPGRFAFVDL